One genomic window of Haloferax mediterranei ATCC 33500 includes the following:
- the polX gene encoding DNA polymerase/3'-5' exonuclease PolX — MSRNDEVATLLEEFADLLDAKDVAYKPSSYRRAAENVREHPQPIEELAAEGEDAVKGINRVGDAIASKIVEYIETDHIEELDGLRDELPVDMAGLTSVEGVGPKTVGTLYEELGITDLDELEAAARDGRIQEVKGFGAKTEANILDGIEFAREATGRELLGKARPVADDLLSYLADHDAVDSAEPAGSMRRWRETVGDIDVLIASDDAEAVIEHFLDWDLVGDTIEAGEQKASARVNAMRVDLRVVDPSEYGAALQYFTGSKDHNVHLRNIAIDRGLKMNEYGMFDIADVDDPEGGPRVGERVAGETEESMYGALDLPLIPPEMREDTGEIELAADGSLPDLIQEGEIRGDLHTHTNWSDGDNTIAEMVAAAEERGYDFHVVSDHATGPGMVGGVGVEDDELLEQIDEVRAVAEDTDITVFTGVEANIDAEGALSVDDDVLDQLDVVVASPHSALDQDRETATDRLVRAMEHPAVDILGHPTGRLINQRPGLPLDYERIASAAVENGVALELNASPYRLDLNGEALRIAVEAGATVAINTDAHRPTELDYARYGVHTARRGWVETADVLNTWSVEALTDFLH; from the coding sequence ATGAGCCGAAACGACGAGGTGGCGACGCTCCTCGAAGAGTTCGCGGACCTCCTCGACGCGAAGGACGTGGCGTACAAACCGTCGAGTTACCGCCGCGCCGCGGAAAACGTCAGGGAACACCCACAACCAATCGAAGAACTCGCCGCGGAAGGCGAAGATGCCGTCAAGGGAATCAACCGCGTCGGCGACGCCATCGCCTCGAAAATCGTCGAGTACATCGAAACCGACCACATCGAGGAGTTAGACGGCCTCAGAGATGAGTTGCCCGTCGACATGGCCGGGTTGACGAGCGTCGAAGGCGTCGGCCCGAAGACGGTCGGCACACTCTACGAGGAACTCGGTATTACCGACCTCGACGAGTTGGAGGCGGCCGCCCGCGACGGGCGGATTCAGGAGGTCAAAGGCTTCGGCGCGAAGACGGAGGCGAACATCCTCGACGGCATCGAGTTCGCCCGCGAGGCGACCGGCCGAGAACTGCTCGGAAAGGCGCGACCGGTCGCTGACGACCTGCTTTCGTACCTCGCCGACCACGACGCCGTCGACAGCGCAGAACCGGCAGGGTCGATGCGGCGGTGGCGCGAGACGGTCGGCGACATCGACGTGCTCATCGCCAGCGACGACGCCGAGGCGGTTATCGAGCACTTCCTCGATTGGGACCTCGTCGGCGACACCATCGAAGCGGGCGAACAGAAGGCGAGCGCCCGAGTGAACGCGATGCGAGTCGACCTCCGCGTCGTCGACCCCTCGGAGTACGGCGCGGCGCTCCAGTACTTCACGGGCAGCAAGGACCACAACGTCCACCTCCGCAACATTGCCATCGACCGCGGCCTCAAGATGAACGAGTACGGGATGTTCGACATCGCCGACGTTGACGACCCGGAGGGCGGCCCCCGTGTCGGCGAGCGCGTCGCCGGAGAGACCGAGGAGTCGATGTACGGCGCGCTGGACCTCCCGCTCATTCCGCCGGAGATGCGCGAAGACACCGGCGAGATAGAACTGGCCGCCGACGGCTCGCTTCCCGACCTCATCCAAGAAGGCGAGATTCGCGGCGACCTGCACACGCACACGAACTGGTCGGACGGCGACAACACCATCGCGGAGATGGTCGCCGCGGCCGAAGAACGCGGCTACGACTTTCACGTCGTTTCCGACCACGCCACCGGTCCCGGTATGGTCGGCGGCGTCGGCGTCGAGGACGACGAACTGCTCGAACAGATAGACGAGGTTCGCGCTGTCGCCGAGGACACCGATATTACCGTGTTCACCGGCGTCGAGGCGAATATCGACGCCGAAGGCGCTCTCTCTGTCGACGACGACGTACTCGACCAACTCGACGTCGTCGTCGCCTCACCCCACAGCGCCCTCGACCAGGACCGCGAGACGGCAACCGACCGACTCGTCCGCGCGATGGAACACCCCGCCGTGGACATCCTCGGCCATCCAACAGGTCGGCTCATCAACCAACGACCCGGCCTCCCGCTCGACTACGAACGAATCGCTTCGGCCGCCGTCGAGAACGGCGTTGCGCTCGAACTCAACGCCAGTCCGTACCGACTCGACTTGAACGGGGAAGCACTCCGAATCGCTGTCGAGGCGGGCGCAACAGTCGCTATCAACACCGACGCCCACCGACCGACTGAGCTCGACTACGCCCGCTACGGCGTCCACACGGCACGTCGCGGGTGGGTCGAGACCGCGGACGTGTTGAACACGTGGTCGGTCGAAGCGCTCACGGACTTTCTCCATTGA